From the genome of Megachile rotundata isolate GNS110a chromosome 3, iyMegRotu1, whole genome shotgun sequence:
GTTCTGGTGCGGTGACGCTTATCTGCGGGATCATCACTCCTCGTCCGTCGTTACAATTAATTCGGGCTGTTCTAACGTTACTGTGTGTATTGCTTTCGCGTTCGGGCCCTCCCGTCTCCTGGTCGCCACGGGCGGGAGGGCTTGCTCGTTTCCCGAATTTCGCATTTGCTCGTTATATCGACGCTTTCTGCATTCGTGCAGATCGTGACCTGGAATGTTGCAGTATCGGCAGAATCTATCAGACAGCAGCGGATCTCTCCTATCATCTCCGCGCGGGTATCGCGTGAATCTGCGGTTCGCTTGGTAATTCTGCGGCGGGACGGGCGATGTTGATTTCCACGAGTCGCGACGCGGCGGACTACTAAAACGGCGTTCGCGCCATTCTGGGTTTTGATCACGCCTTCCGAAATCAACGCGACGCGGAGATTCGTTTTCTCTAAAGTTTCTATTTGATCGCCAGTCAGGAGTTCCGTCACGCTGTTCAAAATTCACGCGGCGCACTTCGGTACGGCCCTGTCTCGACTTTTCTAGTTCTAGTCTCTTGAACACCGAGATGGCTTCTCTAAATACGCACTTTAAAGGTTCGGCCGCGACCACTTTCACTTCTAAGCGCATGGGTGACATCAACCCATCAATAAAACAGCCTTTCGCGAAATTGTTAATTTCATCGATATTAGGCGTGCCTCGGTCGCAGTCGAGGATCGAATCACGCAAGTCTTTCACCCGGGTTATAAAATCTAGAACGTGCTCACCGTTCTTCATGTAGATACTGGCTAGTTCACCGCGGTAGTAGTCGACGGTGCGTTGTGGTCCGAAAATGTCCTTTAGGATGTTGCACAGCTCAGCGACGGTGTCGATCTCTTCGTCCTCCACGGCGGCAGCTGTGTGTCCGCTCAAATGTCCAATAATAAGCTTAACCAGTGTTCCCTCGGCGTGAGCGGGAATTAACTGTCGGGCTCTTTTACACGCTCGTGTAAATGTTAATAAGGTCGGTGGGGAGCCGTTGAAAGCGGGCACCATCTTTACCGCTTCATTAAGGGTATAACTGACAGATTCACTGGCGACGGCGACACTTGGCACCTCCATCTCTGCAGGTGGTTCTTCGGGAATATCACTTTTCTTTGGTATCGCGCCTTGGTTCTTTTCCGCTTTCCGGATTTTTGCTAACACCGCCTCGTTCCGTAGGCGAGCTTCCTCCAGCTCCCGTCTCTCGCTGTCAAGCATTCTGGCCTCCTCTCGAAGGCGCCTCTCCTTCTCGATTTGCTGTTTTTGCACCATGGCCACTTCGTCTTCACTCATCAGCTCCGTCTGTCTCGAACGGAGTTCTATCGGCGTCGTTTTCTGAGTCCCAGCCGGTTGAGATGGCATGTTGACGGCAGAATTCGTTTACCGAGGGCGGACACGACCACTCGTTCTCGCGGAACGCCCGGAAAAAAATCCACCAACACTTCGTCTGGCACTTCTCGGTGATTGTACACTTTTATGGCACTTCTTGTGTCCAAAATGTCATAACTGAACAACAGCACTTCGCGTGATGACGTCCCAGTGTCCGATTCACTATCTAAGGTCACAATTTCTGGTCCAAACACTTGTTGCAGGAACTCTTCCTCAAGGAGCTTCAGCTTCCTTGCTTTTACTCGCCGGCCCGCACGGCAGCCACGCTTCCTTTTCCCCTATTTCCGAACGAtgattactataattttatttacgagAGAAAAGTACAATTCCTGTACTCAGTCTCAATGACTTACCGGCATGCTGTTGGCTCGCGTATTCAGCAGCGTTCGTGGACGCGCAAAAATCCGGTTACCAACAGCGGTCGTCGGCTCGTAATTGAGCTACTCATTTAGTTGTACGCGAAAAATTCGCAGTTTCTTTCGATACTGTGACAACACCTTCGCTTTTACGCGCAAGTGTGACGAATATCTACGGAAAACTAACGAATTTTGTGGACAGAATGCCCTAAGCCTCTTCCAGGCAAGAGGTAGTACAGTCCTGGAGCGCACGTACCGCTTGCAAAGTCAAGAACGTTAGGGATCTGCTCTGTCGAAAAAACTGGAGCGCGAACTCGACGTCTTCACTGTATCAAGGAGCGTGACTGAATGAGCGTGCTGCTGCGGCGGCAGCGGATGCGTCACCCGCGCTGGCGTGAGACCCGGCGCGTCGTGGGAACTGGCGCGCTCAGGAATGCGGCGCCCTTATCTCCCGCTCGGTACGGTCGAGCGTCCGGCCGGTGTCGCCTAACGTCTGGCGCGCTTCTTATCTCGAGACCTCCTTGTCCGCTTTGTTTCTTCTCACGCTGCGTAATCTTGACTCGCTGAATGTCACGTAGGCAGCTATCTCTCCACGGTGCTGAGTcaatcccaccgctgtcaccaattttgttacggccaggggtatccagtgaaataatatgctatttcactcgcctcgctgactgtatcttttaattatttcgctCAGCTTTTGGGTTAGCGTAACTCGTCGGCatacgtcgtggccctgggtcccgtggaagcagCTGTTGTTGGAGACGTTGAAGTATTTCTATGTCCTCGTCGTAACCTTTAGGCTCGTCTTGCGTGATTTATCACTGAAGCTCGgaggttgcgatagtataattcaaGTCGTGCAGGTATTAAAGATTGAAGACaacagtataattatatatcggtatattcttcaataataattcctcaggtatatatatatatatgtattgttCCTTTATAATATGTTCTTATGCTTACTCGCTCGATGAAATGGGTAGTCGTTTACGACTCCCTGggaatcaggctgggctgatgtgacaatggatgactggacgggcctcaggcaggattacctagcactgaggttaccggtatgcagactatGGCGGACTGGCGCCAACTGACTCTGGGTGATAAGGAATGAgctgggttttatagtggttgaggacaaaggaaatcattctagaaggttctggctgatgtaagaggatgttatggctaggtgtcgataaggatattcTGATTAATTTATCTTGAAGAATATTTGTAAGACGAGATGTAGGAGTTTCatgagaggatgttatggtttgttgtcgataagggtatcatgattaatttggtttagaggatgtttatgagtcgggttatcgggaggatgtttataGGATTGAGTTCGAGGAAAGGATTTATCTTGTGGGAgaggaatgtcgagcggttcgTACGCTACTTGATTACATATTGGTCCCTAACTCTATATGATAACGTATGGTTAAACATCGCATATAAATGGAATATAATATGTTCTAAAACTAAGGTTAAACATGGAGTGAGTAGTATCTTACGGCTATGGTTACATATGCGTCTTATATTCTATGTAAACGTCGGACGCCCGACGTCACAACTGTTATTATGCATTTCGCAAATTCTTGGCCTATCATTTCGGCTTTTCTACCGATCTTTTCAGTTGGAAATTCTTCAGTAAgacttaaattattaattacgcaGCGGCAAATCTCTAAAGCATCTGTAATCTCTTGCTTCGTATAGTGCATCAAAATTTGTTCCACTTGTGattccatttttcttttattatataaatgtgtatgtatgtgtattataaaaatatgaataaatatatggATAAATATATGGATAAATATATGGATAAATATATGGATAAATATATGGATAAATATATGGATAAATATAAGGATAAATATGTGGATAAATATATGGATAAATATaggaatattaatataaataatgaaatcttTAATAAAACTGTTCAAGCAATATGAAACACTGTGAAATCGAAAGTTACTGCACGCTGTTTCTTTGAAGACTGACTGCGAAGCAAGAGTGCTGATGTTCAACTTCTAAAAGCAAAGGCTTATCAGTGTTTATTCGTTATATATACAATGAGAAGTAAGCAATCGGCCTCCACCGATCTCGATTACATCTCATGAACCTCACGGGTAGGGTTACCAGATCGAGGCTCGACCGTAAAAACACTTACTCTTTCCactaagaaaaaatatttataaaaaagttaCAAGATTTGACTGAAGTTTTACGATGTATACCATTCcgtatattgtaaataatacatataaaaaaattataataaattaaaaacaaaaaacatgaaaacagaattttaaaaaataaaaagaaaatacaaaaaaaaaacagaaacataaaaaaattgGAGAAAAAACGAACTAGCCCCTGACGGGATTTGAACTCGCGATGGAGTAGTTCAATGATCCTACGACTTTACCTGCTTTTGTTTTTTTAAACATACGTTTATTGTGCAAGGTGTACATTGTCTTATGTCTATATAAATATTATCCTAAACGTACAAAGTTGGTCGGGGGGGTTGGTGGTTGGATCAGGGCTCCAGCATGGAGCGCTCGCGATCTCTCTCTTTGATTAAAGGTTTTTTTGGGCTACGCTTATCGTTTTTGCTGGCGCGGGTATGGGGTATTTGTCGCtgtgtttttatttttgttccttTGGGCGGAAGATGCTATTGATTTTTGGGAAGAATTTGTGGCCGTCGCGAGgagagattttttaaattttattattccagTAGCTGTTGACTGATTCGTTGAAGGCTTTCTTTATTTCCGATCTAACTGATTTTATGGCGTTTCTAAGAAGTGTTATTGTGGGGAGGTTATTAGGTGTGTAGTTTTCTATTCTAGTTAGTCTGTTTAATTGCGTAAGGATGTGGTTTTTTTGTTTGCGAAGTTTGGTGATTTTTGGGGTGATGTATTTGTCTGTGGAGTTCTGGTTTGAATGTACGCGTGGGACAGTGGCTTCTAGGGCGTTGTTTATGTGGTAGTCTAGTGTGTTTATGCTATGGTCTATCTCTTCTATTGTCATGTTTCTGTTGTTGGGTAGGAATGTGGTGTCTGTTTTTGTGAGCAGTTTTCTGAATTTATCCCAGTCTGCTTTTTGGAAGTTGAACTTGTGTGTGTGTGATGGTTCGGCT
Proteins encoded in this window:
- the LOC105663835 gene encoding uncharacterized protein LOC105663835 isoform X1, translated to MPSQPAGTQKTTPIELRSRQTELMSEDEVAMVQKQQIEKERRLREEARMLDSERRELEEARLRNEAVLAKIRKAEKNQGAIPKKSDIPEEPPAEMEVPSVAVASESVSYTLNEAVKMVPAFNGSPPTLLTFTRACKRARQLIPAHAEGTLVKLIIGHLSGHTAAAVEDEEIDTVAELCNILKDIFGPQRTVDYYRGELASIYMKNGEHVLDFITRVKDLRDSILDCDRGTPNIDEINNFAKGCFIDGLMSPMRLEVKVVAAEPLKCVFREAISVFKRLELEKSRQGRTEVRRVNFEQRDGTPDWRSNRNFRENESPRRVDFGRRDQNPEWRERRFSSPPRRDSWKSTSPVPPQNYQANRRFTRYPRGDDRRDPLLSDRFCRYCNIPGHDLHECRKRRYNEQMRNSGNEQALPPVATRRREGPNAKAIHTVTLEQPELIVTTDEE
- the LOC105663835 gene encoding uncharacterized protein LOC105663835 isoform X2 — encoded protein: MPSQPAGTQKTTPIELRSRQTELMSEDEVAMVQKQQIEKERRLREEARMLDSERRELEEARLRNEAVLAKIRKAEKNQGAIPKKSDIPEEPPAEMEVPSVAVASESVSYTLNEAVKMVPAFNGSPPTLLTFTRACKRARQLIPAHAEGTLVKLIIGHLSGHTAAAVEDEEIDTVAELCNILKDIFGPQRTVDYYRGELASIYMKNDIVYLLVVTGRSAYRP